The Littorina saxatilis isolate snail1 linkage group LG13, US_GU_Lsax_2.0, whole genome shotgun sequence genome contains a region encoding:
- the LOC138983632 gene encoding uncharacterized protein — protein MKSVGIFLAAAAVLAMLPATKGDMIMQGGETMMKKNCWPNDTMVAQCFASLPAAKMMPRPRRGNDSYATETEEGVAFVEYSVTTVQRQPIKFCDSKDDLIKALDCMTSSMMSQCPDMPDEMLTHNDRLVRAFNGYCNRVDEVNAACMRTQWMVPMTCKRRVMDDMRNNGSSMQPGGSGGGMKQSPPPPPPPTTQTMPGSEPPAEGGPGPEPKPEMGGDKGRQMICNFQYRMMRCVKTTMKACPGGTADVMAELMKNMATASCAAMMDTWAAQVTGDNCQGSDCGAASGLSVAGTLGLLPVFLCIYMLV, from the exons ATGAAGAGTGTTGGCATCTTTCTTGCAGCTGCTGCTG TTTTGGCGATGCTGCCAGCAACAAAGGGAGACATGATAATGCAGGGTGGGGAAACGATGATGAAAAAGAACTGTTGGCCTAACGACACGATGGTGGCACAGTGCTTTGCGTCTCTGCCGGCCGCCAAGATGATGCCGCGACCCCGACGTGGAAACGACTCCTACGCCACAGAGACCGAGGAGGGCGTGGCCTTTGTTGAATACTCTGTTACTACTGTGCAAAGACAACCCATCAAGTTTTGCGA TTCCAAAGACGACCTAATCAAAGCGCTGGActgtatgacgtcatcaatgatGTCACAATGTCCGGACATGCCTGACGAAATGCTGACTCACAATGACCGCCTGGTACGGGCTTTCAATGGATACTGCAACAGGGTGGATG AAGTGAACGCGGCGTGCATGAGAACTCAGTGGATGGTCCCCATGACGTGCAAGCGCCGTGTGATGGACGACATGCGCAACAATGGGAGTTCCATGCAGCCTGGGGGGAGTGGCGGGGGCATGAAACAatcccctccaccaccaccaccgcccaCCACACAGACTATGCCAGGATCGGAACCACCTGCGGAAGGTGGTCCTGGACCGGAACCCAAGCCGGAGATGGGTGGTGACAAAGGGAGACAAATGATATGCAA TTTCCAGTACAGGATGATGAGGTGCGTGAAGACCACGATGAAGGCGTGTCCCGGAGGCACAGCAGATGTCATGGCGGAGTTGATGAAGAACATGGCCACCGCTTCCTGTGCAGCCATGATGGACACTTGGGCAGCCCAGGTGACGGGAGATAACTGCCAGGGTTCCGACTGTGGCGCTGCAAGCGGCTTGTCTGTTGCCGGAACTCTCGGGCTTTTGCCTGTGTTTCTTTGCATCTATATGCTGGTCTGA
- the LOC138983633 gene encoding uncharacterized protein — MYRMIFLAAFAALVLPSAADELRKSAIFKHIKSRCFPDNVTKAACFADLPNAAHISSTMMSMLLPSADEDSYVINGVEDFDDVDFVVSRVEENPKYLCQYNDTFMKGLECMEESVKRKCPFLSSQAGRKYGSAAKGFNFVCSRIDEIDSVCLHDHWKAFHPCKEQVVGHMKEGFLQTKTVTSGKAAEPATTAKVPDNGTTIRKKGDSWGIVSCYFHYRMTLCLKESLESCHGPTAQVMSEFMRSMMTPNCSASMDQWDVEAEGQKSKQTSDCLVNHCGAASHSTPRVLMAFVLPALAALKMATW, encoded by the exons ATGTATCGGATGATCTTCCTAGCTGCTTTTGCTG CGCTGGTTCTACCCTCCGCGGCAGACGAGCTCAGGAAGTCGGCGATATTCAAACATATCAAGTCCCGGTGCTTCCCCGACAACGTCACCAAGGCTGCATGCTTCGCGGACCTGCCCAACGCCGCGCACATATCGTCAACCATGATGTCGATGCTGCTGCCAAGCGCCGATGAAGACAGTTACGTCATCAACGGCGTGGAGGACTTTGATGACGTAGACTTCGTCGTCAGCAGGGTTGAAGAGAACCCCAAGTATCTCTGCca ATACAACGACACATTTATGAAGGGGCTGGAATGCATGGAGGAATCCGTGAAACGCAAATGTCCCTTCCTGTCTTCCCAGGCGGGTCGCAAGTACGGTTCAGCCGCCAAAGGTTTTAACTTTGTATGCTCCAGAATAGACG AAATTGACTCGGTGTGCCTACACGATCACTGGAAGGCCTTCCACCCGTGCAAGGAGCAGGTCGTTGGACATATGAAAGAGGGATTTCTCCAGACCAAGACTGTGACGTCCGGCAAGGCAGCAGAGCCGGCCACCACCGCCAAGGTGCCAGACAACGGGACCACGATACGGAAGAAAGGAGACAGCTGGGGCATTGTGTCCTGCTA CTTTCACTACCGCATGACGCTGTGCTTGAAGGAGTCTCTGGAATCGTGCCACGGCCCTACCGCGCAGGTCATGTCGGAGTTCATGAGGTCCATGATGACCCCCAACTGTAGCGCCAGCATGGACCAATGGGACGTGGAGGCTGAGGGTCAGAAGAGCAAGCAGACCTCCGATTGCCTTGTCAACCACTGTGGAGCAGCTTCGCACTCTACGCCACGTGTCTTGATGGCGTTTGTTCTCCCCGCTCTGGCAGCTCTAAAGATGGCCACTTGGTAG
- the LOC138983634 gene encoding nuclear cap-binding protein subunit 2-like — MSKVRRPDGSAALSQYRDQHFKGSRHDQEKALLKSTTLYIGNLSYHTTEEQIHELFGRAGDVKRIIMGLDKVRKTPCGFCFVEYYTRLDAENALRYINGTRLDDRIVRTDWDAGFKEGRQFGRGKSGGQVRDEYRTDYDEGRGGYGKLVAVKITRRDQ, encoded by the exons ATGTCTAAAGTCAGGCGACCTGATGGCTCTGCTGCTTTGAGCCAGTACAGAGACCAACATTTTAAAGGCAGTCGACATGATCAGGAGAAGGCTTTGCTCAAATCGACAACGCTGTATATTGGAAACCTGTCGTACCACACAACTGAAGAGCAGATTCACGAACTGTTTGGTCGAGCCGGCGATGTGAAGCGCATCATCATGGGCCTCGATAAAGTCAGGAAGACACCGTGTGGTTTCTGTTTCGTGGAATATTATACGAGACTTGACGCAGAAAACGCTCTGAG ATACATCAATGGCACCCGCCTGGACGACAGGATAGTGCGGACAGACTGGGATGCTGGCTTCAAGGAAGGGAGGCAATTCGGTCGAGGAAAAAGCGGAGGCCAGGTTCGAGACGAGTATCGCACAGACTATGATGAAGGGCGCGGCGGTTATGGAAAGCTTGTGGCGGTGAAAATTACTCGTCGAGATCAGTAG